The nucleotide sequence GAAATGATTACATTACTTTCCAGGAGCTTCGACACTATCGTCGAAGGGGACCTCTTCAGGCATATCCTCGTTCAGGTCCTCGGGGAAGGAGTCGAAGGGGTCTTCCGTGACCTCGAGGTTAGGATGGCGCACCTTGAAGCGACCTAGAGTAATCCGATACCCGTACTCATACGAGACCTGCCCCATCTGGATCAGGCCAAGCTGAAAGCCCGAGGACTCCTTATAGTCCTTGATCAGTCTCTTGTCCTTCTCTGGCCGCTGGCGGATCTCGTCAGCAAGGGCCTCGGAAGCTCCTCGCGCTTCGGCGCGCGCCTCCTCCAGTCCCTTGGTCAGCGTGGCCACTTCCTCCTTCGCCTGACGAACCTCGGCGCGAGCCCCCTTTAGATTTGCCTAAAGTTCTTTATTTAACTCCTCAGCCACCTTTGATAGGGGAATCACCATAAGAGTCAACGATGACACGGACCACGACCCCAGCCACCCCAGGGCGGGACAGTAGAAAAGACTCCCCTCAGGGAGTGATGACGACGCAGCATGTCACGCCATCCTCCGCACGCAGTCCGCACCCTGTCCGAGTGTACGGGCATTAATGCCGACCCGACGTCTCCAGCGTCACCCCCTCAGCCAGCGactccctcgcccataccctgcgatcggaTGATCCGACACGCCATGGCAGcaaccccctgagcgacacactgcccgaggctctccaTGCCCTGCagtagctcggcctcccacgcaaccccagcggtaacatcaaacctcctctataaatacccctgagttctaaacagaggaggaggagaacggaGGGAGAGAGAGGCTCTTCTTTTGCCCCATCCCCAACACCCTCCACATCTTTCACTAACaagaccgtcggaggggtcggaccCAGAAGAcggtccgacctttgtgcaggtactcgGCGACCACGTTGCCAGGGGATCGCAGCCGACCACCTCGGAGGATCACCCGCGGATCGACCGGCCGTGATCGCCCACCCCGAAGACACGAGGAGGCTCTACGCGCGATCTTCGGCATCCGGACCCCTGAACCAAGCCGTAACGTCCCGAGGTCACGGCTTAATCGGGTGCAGACCGCAtcagaatggcgctagaaggagggccccgaaTGCCGAACGATCCTCACGCCGACCCTCCCGGGCCCGTCACCCACGGAGAAGGAGAAATGCTGACGTCAACGCCGGATCGTTATTGGCGTCTGTTCAACGACTTAGGGATGCCACCCCCGTTAACCACGGTCGACCCTCCGGCCGCACTGCCCGAGGCGTTCCTAGCTCTCGCTAAGCAAGTGCAGGGAATGATGGAGATAATGCAGACCGTTGTCCCACTTATTCCCGAAATCAGGCGACTGACGGACGCCTCCACCGACCCGGCCCATCGAAGGCCGAGCGCGGGACAGGATGCAACCGGTGAAACCCGAGACGGAGCCATCCACCACGAGGGTTCGCCCGCGCGCGTCTCTCCCGCTCCCTCTCGAGCCGCACGGCGTCGCCCCGAGCCCGACACCGTATCGTCCGACTCGGCAGACAGCTTCCTTAAGGTACAATTCTCCCAAGTCAATCGTCGCCTGGATGAGTTCCGACGCGAGCTCCAGAGGTCGCGGGACGAATCAAGCGAGGGCACCTCGGGGGGGTCCCCTTTCGCTCAGGAAATACAAGAAAAACCCATCCCCCTCAACTTTAGGGTGCCGGCCCTCGAGACATACGACGGCGGCTCCGACCCAGCAGAACATGTCGCCGCGTTCAGAACTCAGATGGCCCTTTACGGCACGTCCGACGCGCTGATGTGCCGTACGTTTCCAACCACCTTCAGAGGACCAGCACGCGCGTGGTTCAGCCGACTGCCACAATCCTCGATCTCGTCTTTTGACCAGTTCGCCAAAGAGTTCGAACAAAACTTCCTTACCAGCGCGCGACCTCGGCCTTCCATAGCCGCCCTGCTGGCACTATCACAGCACGAAGAAGAAACGCTCGCACAGTTCGTGACGCGCTTCGCCGCGGAGGTCCGCGGCTattcggacactcacccctctttgaTCATGCAGGCGTTCCTGACGGGGCTGAAACCATCGAGATTCTTCTGGTCATTAATCGAGAAGCCGCCCGCCACTGTCCCCGAGATGCTCTACCGGGCAAACCAATACGTCGCCGGCGAAGCATTAGCGGCAGGAAGACGTCCGGTCGGGAAGAAATCGCGAACCGAGCAACCCCGAGCCGCCACCTCGTCGGCCGACTCGCGAACCCATCGGAGGCCCGACCACCACGAGCAGCGGCTCCCGAGGCCTCCGCCCCTCCCGCTCAACGCACCTCgcaccgagatcttcctccagatTAGGGAGAAGGGCCTTTTGCGGCCCCCTAATCCCATGAGAGCTACTTACAAAAATCGGTCGAAATACTGCAGGTTCCACCGAGACCACGGCCATGACACGGAAGACTGTCACGACCTCCAGAACCAGATCGAGGAGCTAATCAGGAGAGGGTACCTCGGCcgctatctcaaggaaccccgCGAAGCAACCCCGCGTCCCCGAATGCCCGTGGAAAGGCAGGTCGACGTCATCATCGGTGGACCGGCGGCAGGCGGCAACAGCTCGAGCGCGAGGAAATCCTATGCCCGAAGCTCGGTCGAGAAGCGCCCCCGACCCGAACTAGAACCCGAAATCTCTTTCGGGGCCGAGGAGGGGGAAAGATCCCACCATGACGACGCTCTGGTAATTTCTATCCAGATCGCCAACGCCCGGGTGAAGCGGGTGATGGTTGACACCGGGAGCTCCGCCGACATCCTGTACCTCGACGCCTTCAAAAGGCTCGGCCTGCCCACTGAAGACCTCATCCCCATGAGCTCGGcactcacggggttcaccggaGACTCGATCTCCCCGCTCGGCACCACCACACTCCCTGTCTCCATCGGGGAGGAGCCAAGGACCAAGACAATAATGACTACGTTCATGGTGGTCGACCTGCCCTCGGCTTACAACGTCATCCTCGGGCGGCCGACGCTCAACAAACTAAAAGCAGTAGTCTCAACCTATCACCGAGCCATCAAGTTTCCCACCTCGGCAGGGGTCGGGGAATCGCGAAGCGACCCCCGCGAGTCAAGAAGGTGCTACCTCACCGCGGTCTCACTCCCGAAGAGGGCGTGCCCTCACATCCCAGACCCCCGAGAAGAGGCCCCCATGCCAACACGCTTTGAACCGCCCGAGCGGCTTACCGAGGTGCCGATTAAGGAAGACCGACCCGGTCAGACCGTAAAAATTGGCACAGCTCAGCCCGAAGGAGACCAGCTCCAGCTCGTCGAGTTCCTAAAACCGAACGCCGATGTATTCGCATGGTCGCCCAAGGAAATGCCGGGGATCGATCGGACGATAGCCGAACACCAACTAAATATCAATCCCGAGGCCAGGCCAGTAAAGCAAAGACCACGCAGGTTCGCCCCAGACCGGCAGAAGGCGATCAGTGAAGAGGTCGACCGGTTAACAGAGGCCGGATTCATTTCCGAACTAAAGTACCCCTAGTGGCTGtcaaatgtagtcctcgttaaaaaacctaatggaagctggaggatgtgcgttgactacaccaatcTCAACCAGGCGTGCCCCAAAGACTACTACCCGCTCCCCAGGGTAGATCAGCTAGTCGACTCCACCTCCAGATACGAGCTCCTTACCTTCTTGGATGCATACTCGGGTTATAACCAAATCCGCATGGCACCAGCGGACCAGGAGAATACAGCCTTCATCACCGACAGAGGAATATACTGCTACAAGGTGATGCCGTTCGGCTTAAAAAACGCTGGGGCAACCTACCAGAGGATGGTCGACAAACTGTTCAGACGCCAGATCGGCAGGAACATGGAAAtatatgtggacgacatgatcgtaaaaagcAAAACCGCGGAGGCGCACCTGACCGACTTGGCAGAAACTTTTCAGACCCTCAAACGATTCAATATGCGTTTGAACCCCGCGAAGTGCGTCTTCGGGGTTAGCTCGGGAAGATTCCTTGGCTTCATCATCCATCAGAGGGGAATAGACGCCAACCCAGAAAAAGTACGGGCCATAACCCAGATGCGCTCACCCCGATCCGTCAAAAAAGTACAGTGTCTCACAGGGAAACTGGCGGCACTCAGTAGGTTCATATCCAGGTCGGGCGACAGGTGCTTGCCCTTCTTCCAGGCCCTACAACAAGTCAATAACTTCGCCTGGACACCCGAGTGCGAGGAAGCCTTTGAAAACCTGAAGGTATACCTTGCTCGCTTGCCCCGACTCGCTTCCCCAGAGCCAGGAGAAACCTTGAGCCTTTACTTGGCGGCGTCAGCACGAGTAGTTAGCTCGGTGCTGATCCGAGAAACACCACCGCAGCAGCAGCCCGTatactacgtcagccacatccTCGCCGGCACCGAGGCGCGGTACCCCCCCATCGAAAGGCTAGCTCTGGCGTTGGTGAGGACAGCGCGAAAGCTACGCCCCTATTTCCAGTCCCACACAATCAAAGTCGTCACCGACCAGCCGCTGCAGAAAATCCTGTCCAAGTTCGACGTGTCGGGTCGAATGTTACGATGGTCGGTCGAGCTCAGCGAGTTCGACATTCGATACTCCCCGCGGAGCGCCATAAAAGCCCAGGTACTGGCCGACTTCATCTCTGAACTAACGCCTGAGGATTGTGCAGAGGGACGGAAAGATACCGACCGTGCTTGGACCCTGCATGTCGATGGCTCCGCCATCACCGGCGCGGCCGGAGTCGGCCTCATCCTTAAAAGCCCTACTGGGGAAACCTACGAAAGGTCCATCCAGCTGAAATtccaagccaccaacaacgaagccGAATACGAGGCGCTACTACATGGCCTACGCCTCGCCTTGGAAATGCAGGTAGACAACCTCGAGGTATTCAACGACTCTCAGCTAGTGACAGGACACGTAAACGGGAACTACGAGGCCCGGGACCCCACGATGGCATCATACCTGGCGGAAACGCAGCGGCTCGCCCGCCTCTTCAGCCGATTCTCAATCACACAAGTGCCCCGAGTCCGAAACGCGTCCGCCGACGCTTTGGCAAAAGCAGCCTCTGCACGGGGTTTAGAAAAGGCCCCCGCGACCGAGTCCATAACAGCGCCAACCATACCGTCCTGCGGCGTCGTCGAGACCCGAGCCCCGCCGAACTGGATGGAGGAGATACTCCGCTTCAAGATAAATGGGGCGGAGCCCGACGACCCGGCGGCGGCAAGTCGACTGAGACGAACGGGCGCCTGGTATAGCTTGATCGGCGGGAAGCTGTACCGCAGAGGGTTCTCACAACCACTCTTGCTCTGCCTCGCGCCCCCCGAGGCCCACACcgtcctcgccgagctccacgaGGGAATTTGTGGGGACCATATAGGGGGCCGGACCCTGGCCTTCAAGGCCCTCCGGCAGGGATACTACTGGCCAACAATGCGCCGAGACGCTGCGACATACGTACGGCAATGTCAACCGTGCCAACGGCACGCCCGACTACAGCATCAACCGGCGGTCCCTCTCAACTCGATGGAAGTCACTTGGCCATTCGCCCAGTGGGGGCTAGACCTCCTCGGTCCTTTCCCTCCGGCCTCGGGGCAACGCCGCTTCCTCATTGTCGGGgtggattatttcacaaaatgggttgaggccgaaccactggcctccatcaccgagaaGCAAGTCGAAGGCTTTACGTGGAAGAACATCATCACTCGGTTCGGGATCCCAAGGGCCATTATCACCGACAATGGGGCCCAGTTCAACAACGCGAAATTCAAGGCTTACTGCTCGTCGTACGGAATACGACTAAAGTTTAGCTCGGTGGCACACCCTCAGACCAACGGGCAGGCCGAGGTGATGAATCGGGCGGTTCTGGAAGGCCTCAGGAGACGAGTCACAGGCGCACTCGGAGCGTGGGTAGACCAACTACCGAGCGTTCTATGGGCGATGCAGACTACCCCGAAAACGGCTTCAGGCGAATCCCCGTTCAGCCTTGCGTTCGGGACCGAAGCAGTCCTACCGCCCGAGGTGGTATTCCCAACCTTTCGCACCGCGGATTACAAGCAAGAGGATTCCGAGGAAGGCCTAAGGGCGCGTCTAGACCTCCTCGAGGAAGGAAGGACCGAGGCCCACCTACGCGTCCTGGCCTACAAAAAGGCCGTGGCACGAATGTACAACCAAAGAGTTCGTCCTCGCCCAATCGAGATTAGAGATCTCGTTCTCCGAAAGGCAGAAGTGACCAACCCGACCCGGGCGGGAGGCAAGCTCGCACCCAACTGGGAGGGCCCGTACAGAGTCTACGATATGGTCCGAGAAGGGACCTACCGACTCGAGACCATGGAAGGGAGCCGTCTCCCGAGGACCTGGAACGCAATGCATCTGAAGAAATTCTACCCGTAAGAAAGGACCAAGCGGAGATGAATATCGCGCCAGATGCGCAAGACAATAGCCAGAATAAGTCGCTTCATTTATGAAAAATTCATACAGACATTGGTTGGGCGATACAAAAACCCGCAACTCCAGCCCGACCCAAAGCAAAAAGAACATCAGCACGGAGGGGGTGTCTCGGGCCCGTCATCGAAGGGGACACTCGCCGGCATGTCCACCGCCCCGTCCGCAGGATGGTCGGCGAAGGGATCCGACTCCAACTCCCACTCCGGATGACTCGAGCGGGCACGGGCACAGGCTACTCGGTAACCGAACTCGTACGTCGCCCGCCCTGACCTCACCAGGCCGCGTTCGAATCCGTCCGATGCCTTGTACTCGGCGATCGCCCTCCCTATCCGCTCAGGCAGAGCCTGTTGTTCCTCCTTCAAGGCTGCCTCGGCGGCCCAAGCGGCCGACCGCGCGGAGTCGACGTCATTGGAAAGCGTCTGGAGTTCGTCGTCCAACGTTCGGGCACGAGCCTGGCTCTCCTCCAGCTCGCCCTTCAGGCGCTTCACCTCTTCGCCCAGCGCCGCGGCGCGCTGCTCGGCCACTGCCACGACCTCCGGGCCGAACGACTGCCTCAGCTCCTGGTTCTCGAGACGAAGCGCGGCGTAAGTACTCGACTGTCGTTCGATCAGCCGCCCAGCATCAAGGACTCGATCGATCAGCGCCATGGCGTAGTGTTGGCCCTGCACCCAGGTCGGCATCAACACCTAAAGTAACGGACAAACGGAAGAGGCAAAGGGCGTCACTCACCCACACCAAGGATTTCGCCGCCCGTTCCGCCAATACCTCCGAGGTGGAGCCATAAAGTTCTTTGGCCAGCAGCGGGTGAAGCGCCCCCCGGATAAACTCCTGAGCCATCGACCCGTCGGCCCAGACCTTGCTGTCTGCTTTAAGCCCGGGCCACCGCGGGACGTAGGAGGCTCCTACTGCGCCGGTAGGGAGGTTGGCCATGATCGGGGCCTGATACTCCTCGTCCCCCAACCGGCTGACACGGCACAGGTCCCGCATCGACCCCGGGCGCGCCGATGCCCCTTGAGCCGGGTCGCCACCGGCCGGCTCGGCCGCCTCTTTTCCCTTAGCGGCCCCCGCCGCTCACCCCGACGGGGCGGTCCCCGTCAACCCCGCGGCGCCACGCTCCCGAGCGGCCGAACGCGCAGACACTTTCCTGACCGCAGTTTTCAGTTTCTTCGCCGGCCGACTCGTGTTCGGAGAAGTTGGCGCAGTCTCGGGCACCCCCCTCTTCGGGACCTCTCCGGAGCCAGTACCGCCCTGTGGCTGAGACACAGTCGGTTGGGAGTGCGACGCCTTCTTTACGGACTGGAAGCTCACCATCCCTGCAAAAGGAGACCCGATCAATCAGACAACACGAGACAAAGGAGAAGGGGCATGCGACGGGAAGGCAACCGTACCCCCAGCAGCCGGGCTCAACCCTACGtcggccagccactcctcggtcatctttTTGATCATCCGAGAAGAGGACAGGATGCCCCTCAAACGATCTACATCCACCGACTCTCTGCCTGAAAGCAACGGGAGGACGTTGTCGATCGTGCGAGAGGTCCATCCGGTGTTGAAGCCCCACCCCCGACTGCAGCTGATGAAGAAGAAGCG is from Musa acuminata AAA Group cultivar baxijiao chromosome BXJ1-6, Cavendish_Baxijiao_AAA, whole genome shotgun sequence and encodes:
- the LOC135677427 gene encoding uncharacterized protein LOC135677427 → MPNDPHADPPGPVTHGEGEMLTSTPDRYWRLFNDLGMPPPLTTVDPPAALPEAFLALAKQVQGMMEIMQTVVPLIPEIRRLTDASTDPAHRRPSAGQDATGETRDGAIHHEGSPARVSPAPSRAARRRPEPDTVSSDSADSFLKVQFSQVNRRLDEFRRELQRSRDESSEGTSGGSPFAQEIQEKPIPLNFRVPALETYDGGSDPAEHVAAFRTQMALYGTSDALMCRTFPTTFRGPARAWFSRLPQSSISSFDQFAKEFEQNFLTSARPRPSIAALLALSQHEEETLAQFVTRFAAEVRGYSDTHPSLIMQAFLTGLKPSRFFWSLIEKPPATVPEMLYRANQYVAGEALAAGRRPVGKKSRTEQPRAATSSADSRTHRRPDHHEQRLPRPPPLPLNAPRTEIFLQIREKGLLRPPNPMRATYKNRSKYCRFHRDHGHDTEDCHDLQNQIEELIRRGYLGRYLKEPREATPRPRMPVERQVDVIIGGPAAGGNSSSARKSYARSSVEKRPRPELEPEISFGAEEGERSHHDDALVISIQIANARVKRVMVDTGSSADILYLDAFKRLGLPTEDLIPMSSALTGFTGDSISPLGTTTLPVSIGEEPRTKTIMTTFMVVDLPSAYNVILGRPTLNKLKAVVSTYHRAIKFPTSAGVGESRSDPRESRRCYLTAVSLPKRACPHIPDPREEAPMPTRFEPPERLTEVPIKEDRPGQTVKIGTAQPEGDQLQLVEFLKPNADVFAWSPKEMPGIDRTIAEHQLNINPEARPVKQRPRRFAPDRQKAISEEVDRLTEAGFISELKYP